One segment of Chroococcidiopsis sp. SAG 2025 DNA contains the following:
- a CDS encoding histidine phosphatase family protein translates to MTTRVVIVRHGQSSYNAERRIQGRSDVSVLTERGREDALKVGAALSNLNFAAIYSSPLQRARQTAEIVRNCFATTTPLTVTEQLLEIDLPLWEKLTVHEVKEKFPTDYRLWHEFPHEFKMELQTPQGTKEHFPVLALYQQARQFWQDILSRHAGETILIVGHNGINRALLSTAVGISPSRYHSIQQSNCGISVLNFKPPFPPAESQGQGGSVQLESMNQLAHLGRDVLPSFRPNHQGQRILLIRHGETEWNRQTKFQGQIDVPLNDNGREQARKAAEFLKTVKLDFAFSSPMLRPKETAEIILQHHPETQLKLYDGLREIGHGLWEGKLEAEIEQTFPGELERWRTVPGEVQMPEGENLQQVWERSVVDWQKMLASVADRPQTGIVVAHDATNKVLLCHVLGLSTAQFWN, encoded by the coding sequence ATGACCACTCGTGTTGTAATCGTGCGCCACGGACAAAGCAGCTATAACGCCGAACGTCGCATCCAAGGACGTAGCGATGTTTCAGTTTTAACAGAACGAGGGCGTGAAGATGCCCTCAAAGTCGGCGCAGCCCTTAGCAATCTCAACTTTGCCGCTATCTACTCCAGCCCGCTGCAACGTGCCAGACAAACAGCAGAAATCGTTCGCAACTGTTTTGCCACGACAACACCTCTAACAGTTACAGAACAGTTATTAGAAATTGACTTACCCCTATGGGAAAAGCTAACAGTCCATGAAGTCAAGGAGAAATTTCCCACAGATTACCGCTTGTGGCACGAGTTTCCTCACGAATTCAAAATGGAGCTACAAACGCCGCAAGGCACAAAAGAGCATTTTCCCGTCCTCGCTCTCTATCAACAGGCACGACAATTTTGGCAAGATATTCTCTCCCGCCATGCTGGGGAAACTATCCTGATTGTCGGACACAACGGCATTAACCGCGCCCTCCTCAGTACCGCAGTTGGCATTTCTCCCAGCCGCTATCATTCCATCCAACAATCAAATTGCGGGATTAGCGTCTTAAATTTCAAACCTCCCTTCCCGCCTGCTGAAAGTCAAGGTCAAGGCGGTTCCGTACAGCTTGAATCGATGAATCAACTCGCCCATTTGGGAAGAGATGTTTTACCATCTTTCCGACCAAACCACCAAGGACAAAGAATCTTACTGATTCGGCATGGCGAAACTGAGTGGAATCGCCAGACCAAATTTCAAGGGCAAATTGACGTTCCCCTCAATGACAATGGCAGAGAACAAGCCCGTAAAGCAGCAGAATTTCTCAAAACTGTAAAACTCGATTTTGCCTTCAGCAGTCCGATGCTGCGTCCCAAGGAAACAGCCGAAATTATTTTGCAGCATCACCCCGAAACTCAACTGAAGTTATACGACGGACTTAGAGAAATCGGTCACGGACTTTGGGAAGGAAAATTAGAAGCAGAAATCGAGCAAACATTTCCAGGGGAATTAGAACGGTGGCGGACAGTACCAGGTGAGGTACAAATGCCAGAAGGAGAAAATTTACAGCAAGTCTGGGAACGCAGCGTTGTTGATTGGCAGAAGATGCTAG